AAATAATGCTAAAGAAACCTTAGGCATAAGATTATTTTGTAAAGGTCTTTGATCAATACCAAACACAATCAGGCCAAGTAGCTAGTAAAGGTGAGTTTcaattaaaattcgaaaatctACAAAAGCTTATAATAaagttaatttaaattttaaaccaaTCTACAATAAATTAgttaagatttttaaaataaaatctctgGGTTAAGAAGATGAAAACTCTAGATCATCAATACTCAATAGTGACAAATTCAATCTTTCTAGCATttgaaataattttaaatttgtaaccaatatttttagaaaaatagttAATAAAACTCAATTAATTTTAATCCGTAGGAGTGCTAGGGTAATTTTATATGATCATTaagataataaaagaaattaatttttagaAGTAATTAACTTTTATAACAAGATAATTCCGAGATATTGTTATGCTATATAATGATGAAATGAAATCATATTTTGCATTAAATAGTTCCAATGTACTATACTATTGCTATTAAACATAACATTTTGCCTTATTGGAGAAAAATGAACACATTATAGTATTGATATAAGTCTTTCCCTTTTTTGTAGCAGCCAAGAAGTTACCGTGATTGACACTAATAAATATTCTATGAGGCTTGCTTTTGCTTTTCCTCAGAAAATCTAGGAAGTTGGACCAATGAGTTTACTCGGGTGACACCTTTCAGACCCGACCAATTTTGATCTTTAGCTGCTACTACTGCTGAAGCTCCATCCTCACCATCAACAGATATTCCTCTATAGGTTTGATTTTCTTCCGAGGTTCATACAGTGAAGTTCCTTTGCAAAGAAGGCTCGGCCGTTTGACCATTATCGGATTCAACTGGATTACCCGAATGGTTGCTTTGGATTGTTGCAGAAGAATAGCATTGCTCATCACAATCAAATTCCACATCCATTTTACCATCCAAAAAAAGGCATACAACAGCACAATCATCCATCTTTGACGTGGGATACTTGAGTTTCCACTCTcgggctgcagaatccactagaACCCTTGCTGTTGATGCTCGAGTTAGTGCCGTGGATACTATCTCAACCACTTCTTCATTGCTTAACACATCCCAGACCTACACAAAATACCAAGATGGATATTAAGCATAAGTAGCCTTAAAAAAAACACAGGAACTAGTTAAAAATTTTTCAAGTGTTGGATTCAAATTCATCATATCATATGTCTATTCACTTACAAAAGTAAATATACACATAGATGAGAATGACAGCTTTTCTTGCTTACATGGGTAGAACTATTATGCATAGCAAAATTTTCCTACAGCAAGTTATACATAGCTTAAACTAAGTTACTTTGATTTGATGACTTTCACATGGTCCAAAactacaaaacaagaaaaaactatGCATCTAGGAAACAGAAAATGCTGCAAATGCTCTATGCTGAGAGACTTTACCGATAATTGTAACATTATTGTGGCAACTGAGACCACAAGAACAAATAAAAGCAGATATATTTTCGAAAGCCTTACTCCATCCGAGGCAAGAACAATGAACTCGTCTTTGTCTGTAAGAAGCCGGTAAGAAAATTCTGGTATAGAAATGACACCGTAATCCTTCAAACAAAAATCGCCAAATGCTCTAGCCATTGCTAATCCAGGTGCATCATCAAAAGGTAACCACACCCTTGGAACTTCTGGTTCATCTTGCAAGGCAAATACCCTGCCCTTGCACCTTTTGATTCTTTCAGCTTCCTCTGTAAAAAATTCAGATAAGCTATCTCAAAGCAAAAACATAGACTGAACTGATAAAGGATGAACAATGATGACAAAACTAACTTGGCAAATCAGGTTTTAAATCAATTGTCAACTGAATTGCCACCATGGAGTCATTGCTGTCCTTGGATCCCATGATTGCTCGGGAATCCCCTATGTTGCTCATGAACAGATTTGATCCCTGGAAAGTGAACAACATAGAAGTGTCAGTGAAAAGAAGCAATGAAGTATATGCAGCAATTGAATGCACTACTCATTGAGCTGCTACCTGCTTCACTATGGTTACAGCCGTGCTCCCACTACAGAAACAATCCAGATTCGGATGAGACCTCAGCTCTTTGTCCATGGCCTTATACGCCTTCATGAAAGCTTCTCTCCACATGG
The DNA window shown above is from Arachis ipaensis cultivar K30076 chromosome B08, Araip1.1, whole genome shotgun sequence and carries:
- the LOC107613899 gene encoding probable protein phosphatase 2C 52, yielding MLVNSMWREAFMKAYKAMDKELRSHPNLDCFCSGSTAVTIVKQGSNLFMSNIGDSRAIMGSKDSNDSMVAIQLTIDLKPDLPKEAERIKRCKGRVFALQDEPEVPRVWLPFDDAPGLAMARAFGDFCLKDYGVISIPEFSYRLLTDKDEFIVLASDGVWDVLSNEEVVEIVSTALTRASTARVLVDSAAREWKLKYPTSKMDDCAVVCLFLDGKMDVEFDCDEQCYSSATIQSNHSGNPVESDNGQTAEPSLQRNFTV